Sequence from the Acidobacteriota bacterium genome:
CAAACAAAGTCCGAAGCTCAGCCATTTTGACATTGTGACCACCAACATTGATGGCTCGGAGAAATGCAATGTATCTTGGCATAAAGGGTGATGTCGAAAGTGGAGGTTGGAGGGGATCAGCGTCAGGATAAGGAAACAGTATCCGATTTGGACAATGGGACAAGGAATAAATCGTTTTTCTTGAATAATTTCCGTGAGTTTAAGTTTTCCAATCCGAAATTGGAACACTCTTGAGCCTGGTCGTAGCCACGTTGAAACAACTGGTATCGAAATCCTGATTGAGAATTCTCGGGATAAGAAGCTCAATCCATTCGATGGCAATGGGAATGGCTGCCTGGACCGGGGGGCTTAATTCCAGGGCAGGGGCTTCAGGCGTTCGAGGTGTTTCCACATCACATCCGATGAGCAAAATTCGATTCAAGCGGGCACCCATTGACTGGGCAAAGGCCAGGATCCGCATTGGGTTCAGGCTGTATGATTCGATCATCATGGGTTGATCAGTTGAGGCGCTGATATCGGCGGGGTCCGGCTCAATGAGATAAACGGTGCCGGGTTGACCTGCTTGCCTGAGGGGGCTCACCAGAATCACCGCTTCATACTCGTCCAGGAGTGCAAACGCAAGATCCAGCCCGTGGATGCCGTAATCACACACCAGCACTTCTTCTGGTAAGGGACGATTTACCAAAGTGTGTGCGACTTCAACGCCAAAGGCATCATCGCCAAAAAAGATGTTTCCGATACAGGCAATGAGGATTCGCTTTTGTTCCATTGGTTCCTGTGCTCCTTAAACCAATTGATTCAATGAAAATTGGAACCCATCGGGAAAACAATCAATTGCGTACGCTTTGAATGAATTGTGGTTAGAAAATCAGTATTGTCAACATGTTGAGGGCAGGTCATACTTTCAAGCCTAAAATTTTTAGTCATTTTCTCGACACTCCCGCCATATCGGTGTGGGGCGGGGGCTGATTGGTTGATTTCGTCACGGTCAGAACCCAGGGTGTGGCACGGTTTTGTCCTTAACCGGCTGGAACACCGGACTATTCTTACCCTGAAAGATTATTGGAAAGATGGCCTGCTGGTCGAGCGAGTACCGCCAATGGTGACGCTGATTCCTTTCACATCGGAATGAGCAATTTTCTGAACTGAAACCGGTATGATTCGCACGCCCCTTGACGAGATAACCGAATCAGATCAACAGCACCTGTATCGCACCGATCAGTCTGATAACAAAAAGAAATACCTGCTATTCCAACTCAATACCCCCACTTTTGCTTTTGAAAAGTTGTCATGGAAACTTTTTTCAGGATTTAACCCTGTTGTTTTCATCTGATCTTCATTCAAGAGGCTTTGACCAGTTCAATCGGAAGAAAATACATCGGTTCATCACAATAGGTGCGAAGTTTGGTGGTCACGGCCAGCGATGCCCAGTCAAACTCGGGAAAAGCTCGGAAGCGCCCCGTTTCGGTTTCTAAAATCAAAGAAGCCTGGGCAAAACCTTGCTCAATCTTTTCAATTTGCCAGAGTGAAACCCGTATGGTGGCATCCCGGTCAAAAACAGCGGTCAGAATGAACAGCCCCACGGTGCATTCAAACCAGGCATGGTGCTTCTCAAACTCACCCCGGCGAGTCACTGAAATTGGAAATAATGCTTCTCCATCAGCCCGGCACACAACCTGGGCAAATCCAGGTTGGCTTAACGGTCCCCCAAACTCTGAAATAATTGGAGTTCCATCCCGGTATACAATCGGAAATTTCCGCATAAGATCGCTACAGACAGAGTCAAACATGGGGGCACCACTCGCTTTTGGGAATCAGGAAGGATGAATTAAGGGACCCAGAAGAAAATAAAATCCCACTGAAATCGGGTTCAGGGTTCGGGGTTCAGGGTTTCGGCGATGAGTTGACTGATCCCACTCAAGATGAAGACTGGGGAACTGGCGGGTACCACTCAACGTGGAGTATCTGGCCTCCCTAAGAATAATGAACCAGGCTGATTGAACTGCCCCTCTCATATGAGTAAGAGGTTAAACTATTGATAGAATTGTAGTTTCCTTAGTCCGACACCTTCAACCCAAAATGGTATTATTTCAGGTCACACCTGGCCGACCCAGGCTGAGTCGGCGACTTCATGCCATCGGGCGCGAATTTGTTCGATTGCTTCGGGTGAAAGCGGTCCAGCGGCGACCAGCGCCGCATTTTCCCGCCACCGGTTTGGATTGGTCGTTCCAACAATGGCGGTATGCACACCCGGCTGGCTCAATGTAAACCGGAGCGCAATGGACACTGAGGTATTCATATCCTGGTTGAGAAAGTCGTAGGCAAGCACCTGAATGCGGTCCCAGTACGTGTGATGATATGAATTTTCCGGTTTGGTTGGCCGTCGCCACACGGCATTGGCAATTGGGCGTTTTGCAATCACACCCAGTTGGCGGTGTGCGGCCAGCGGCAGGGTCAATTCAATCGCTTCCTGGTCCGCAATGTTGACTGAGGTTTGCAGGGCATCAAAATGACCGCTTTCAATTGCATACCGGGCCGCCACCCCATCACCGCTATACCCGATATAGCGGGCATATCCTTTCTGACGAGCTTCGGTGAGGGCTTCGATGACCTCACCCTTGCGGAGTTCGGCTTCAGAGCAGGAATGAAGCTGGATCAAATCCAGATAATCGGTGCGCAAGGCGTTCAAGCTGCGTTCGATATGACTCAAAATACCAGTCTTGCTCCAATCGGCTTTGGTAAAACCGTCGGTCGCACCACATTTGGAGAAAAGGTAAAAATCATTTCGTCGGCCAGCCACGGCCTGACCAATCAATTCTTCGCTCACCAGATAGGCTGAAGCCGTGTCAATGACATTTAAACCGGCATCCAGCGCTTTATTTAACAGTTCTGAGACTGATTCCACCGGTGCACCTTCAAACCCAATTTCAGCGCCGCCAAATCCCAGGACACTGACCTGCATATCAGTTTTTCCAAACTGTCGTTTCTCCACAGATGCCTCCAGAAAATATGAAGTTATGGAATTCAGATCACAAAGTGAGTTATGTGTGAACTGAAGGAAGGAAGCTTTGAGGATACTGATGAGAGGGTCCTGTGCCAATCCGGAATTCCTGATTATAAAAAATTATCAGACTCGAAAAAGTTCAGTATTGATTCCCAGTTTTAGTCTGTCAACCCTAAACTTTGTATTTTCACTATTTCACTTTCCCTGGTACTTCGCTTTTTCGAAAGCCAGACAAAACGAAAGGGGCAACCCCGCTGCTTGTCCAGCGTGTTGCCCCGGTTGTGAGTTTTCGTTATAACGATGGCGCGCTCGGGCTAAAACCGCACGCCTGAGTCGCGCGTGCCTGAACATACAAGGAACACAGCGGGAAGTGTCACCGCTGCGCCGATTGGGTTTTTAACAATGTAGACCCAACAGGCATTCGGTTCGAAAAGCCGACAACATTTCGTCAAGTCTTGTGAAGGTTGAACAACCGCGGTTGGCTGCTCAAGTTCCGCTTGGAACAGGAACTCTTGTACCAGGGAAAACTTGATTTGGCAAGCTAATTTTTCGAGGTTTTTCCGAAATATTTGACCCGCCTGTAACCGCATCATTTAGTTGTGGTTTTCTCGGTTTTGGCTTTCAGATTTTTGCTGCCTTTGTGGTATTCAAACTGGGTCATAATGCCGCCCGGACGTGGCTCTTCGCGCCATTCCCAGCCTCGGGAAATTCCCCAGCGCTGGAGCCACGAAATGCCTGTTACCCCCGTGTAGGTATCTGGCGTTTGGAATGCCGGATCGGCAGTCGCTTCATCCATGGGTACAAATCGGTAGCCGCGCATCCGAATCATTTCCACCAGTTGCGGGAAACAATCCACGTTCAACCGGCTGGGCGTCAGGAGCAGGACTTGCGGAATTTCACGGCCAAACAATTCCCGCGAATATTTTTCATAAAAGGTAATCATTTCCCGCATATAGGGCAGATACGCTTCGCGGATTTTGACCTGAACGTCTTCATCGCCTTTGGTCGCGGCTTCGTCATAGGTTTTGGCAAAAAACCAGTCATCGTTGTCAATCGTGAACGGCATAACCGAATACCCACGGTCTTTGAGGAATTGCTCCATGTGCTGCTTGGCCGCCAGGTCTTTTCCAGTGTTGAGAAATGGATAGCTGAAGAGCCGCAGTTGCTGGTTGCGTTCGGCCAGCAAAGGCTTGACGATGGCTTCGTTTTTCTCGATATCCGCTGTGTAGTCATCAAACGACGCGCCGTGATACCACATATGCGAA
This genomic interval carries:
- a CDS encoding aldo/keto reductase; the protein is MEKRQFGKTDMQVSVLGFGGAEIGFEGAPVESVSELLNKALDAGLNVIDTASAYLVSEELIGQAVAGRRNDFYLFSKCGATDGFTKADWSKTGILSHIERSLNALRTDYLDLIQLHSCSEAELRKGEVIEALTEARQKGYARYIGYSGDGVAARYAIESGHFDALQTSVNIADQEAIELTLPLAAHRQLGVIAKRPIANAVWRRPTKPENSYHHTYWDRIQVLAYDFLNQDMNTSVSIALRFTLSQPGVHTAIVGTTNPNRWRENAALVAAGPLSPEAIEQIRARWHEVADSAWVGQV
- a CDS encoding hydrogenase maturation protease, which encodes MEQKRILIACIGNIFFGDDAFGVEVAHTLVNRPLPEEVLVCDYGIHGLDLAFALLDEYEAVILVSPLRQAGQPGTVYLIEPDPADISASTDQPMMIESYSLNPMRILAFAQSMGARLNRILLIGCDVETPRTPEAPALELSPPVQAAIPIAIEWIELLIPRILNQDFDTSCFNVATTRLKSVPISDWKT